In Clostridia bacterium, the genomic stretch TTTATATCCGCTTCACTTAAAAGCTTATATGCTTCAAGCTGAAGCTCCGTGCCCTTGGTGTCCTCGGCGCCCACGTTCAAAAGTCCCACTCTCGGATTTTCAATGCCCTTTACCATGCGCATATATATGCTGCCCATAACGGCGAACTGCATAAGCATCTGCGGAGTGCACACGATATTTGCGCCTGCGTCTATAAGCATGAACGGCCCGTCCTTTGCGGGAAGCAGCGGAGCGAGCGCTCCTCGCTTTACTCCCGCTAAGCGCTTGACTATAAGCGTGCCGCCCGCAAACAGCGCGCCTGTATTGCCGGCGCTTATAAAGGCGTCGCCTCTTCCTTCGGAAAGCGCCCGAAGGCCCGTCATCATAGACGAGTCGGGCTTATTTTTAACGACCGAGGTGGGGTCGTCGTGACCGTCTATGACAAAAGGGGCATGAAGTATTGAAAACCTGCCCTGAGCTCCCGCCGCCGCGATCTCCGCGCCAAGCTTTTCCTCATCGCCCGAAAGCGTTATCTCTATATCGCTTCTCTCATTCATCGCCATAAGCGCGCCGTCTATCGCTGCGCGCGGGCCCAGATCGCCGCCGTATGCGTCGATAATTATATTCATATATATACACCTGCCTTAAATATCAAAGCTCTTTTTTAACTCCTCTATTTTTAAAAGCGCGCGTTCGGAGATTTTTAAATTCTTCTCACGCTTCGGCTTCACCTTATATCCAAGCGGCGACATTATGCCGAAATTCACGTTCATCGGCTGAAAATTCACAACGGTCTCGTCGCTTATATAATGAGAAAGCGCGCCTATCGCCGTGTCGCGCGTAAAATCTATGGGGCTTTTGCCCGAAAGTATGCGCGCAAGATTTATACCGCACAAAAGCCCGCTCGACGCAGACTCCACATACCCCTCGACGCCCGTTATCTGACCGGCGAACCATATATTTTTATCATCCTTCATACGATAGGATTTGTCAAGTATGCGCGGAGAGTCGATGAATGTATTGCGGTGCATGACGCCGTATCGCGTAAAAGCGGCGTTATTAAGCCCGGGTATCATGGAAAAAACGCGCTTCTGCTCGGGGAATTTTAGGTGCGTTTGAAATCCCACCATATTATAAAGCGTACCGTCGGCGTTGTCGCGCCTAAGCTGCACCACGGCATACGGCGTATTGCCCGTATGCGGGTCTCTAAGCCCTACTGGCTTTAAGGGGCCGAAAAGCAGCGTTTCTCTTCCCCTCGCCGCCATTACCTCAACGGGCATACATCCCTCGAATACGCGGCTGTTCTCAAATTCGTGAAGCTCGGCGCATTCCGCGCTCACGAGCGCATCGTAAAAAGCGTCGTACTCCTTTCGCGTCATGGGACAGTTTATATAATCGGGCGTGCCCTTGTCGTAGCGCGACGCAAGATAAGCCTTGTCCATATCTATAGACTCGTATTCTACTATAGGCGCCGCCGCATCGAAAAAGTGAAGGCTCTCGCGTCCCACCTTTTTTCGTATCTGTGAAAAAAGCTCGTCATCCGTAAGCGGCCCGGTGGCTATTATCGTGGGAACGTCCGCGTTTATTTCGGTCGCTCTTTTTGTAACTACCGTGATATTCGGCTCGGACTTTATGCGCTCTGTCACGCTTTTTTCAAAACCTTCGCGGTCAACGGCCAGCGCGCCGCCCGCAGGCACGCGGTTCTCGTCGGCGCACTGCATTATAAGCGACGAAAGCGCGCGCATCTCATGCTTTAAAAGACCTACCGCGTTCTCGAGCGTGTCGGCTCTTAAGGAATTGGAGCATACAAGCTCTGCAAAGCCGCTGCTTTTATGCGCGGGCGAAAAATATTCGGGCTTTTGTTCAAAAAGCTCCACCTTCACGCCCCGGCGGGCAAGCTGCCACGCGGCCTCACTTCCCGCCAGTCCCGCTCCTACTACCCTTGCCTGCACCGTCTAAGCTCCTCGCGTAATCGCAATCCTCGTTCATACAGTAGAGCTTTCTGCCCCAGCGCGTCTTTTTAAGGATCATCCCGCCGCATTTGGGACATACCTCGTTTGTAGGCTCATCCCACTGTATGAACTTGCAGTCCTGATTTTCACATGCGTAAAAGACCTTATTGGTCTTCGATCTTCTCTTTATTATATCGCCGCCGCATTCGGGGCATTTCACGCCTATCTTCTCGACTATAGACTTTGTATTGCGGCATGCGGGAAAGCCCGGACACGCCAAAAAGCGCCCGTTTCGTCCCATTTTATATACCATTTTTCTTCCGCAAAGCTCGCAAACGACGTCGCTTTCCTCATCAGGTATCTTAAGGCTGAGATCTCCGAGCTTATTTTCGGCTTCCTTTAAGGAAGTGTCAAAATCTCCGTAGAACTCGGAAAGCACGCTCGTCCACGAACGGTCTCCCTCTTCTACCTCGTCGAGCTTTTTCTCCATATTCGCGGTGAACGACACGTCTACTATATCGTCGAAGTTCTCCTTCATTATTTTAGTCGTAAGCTCGCCCAGCTCTGTGGGAACAAGCATCTTCTTGTCGCGCACAACATATCCGCGTGCGATTATAGTAGTAACAGTAGGCGCATAAGTGCTTGGACGGCCTATCCCATTCTCCTCCAGCGTTTTGATAAGCGTAGCTTCATTGTAGCGTGAAGGCGGCTGAGTAAAGAGCTGCTCCGAATGTATGGCTTGAAACTTCAGCTCGTCTCCCTCAAAGATCTCGGGAAGGCTCTTTTGACGTCTGCCCTTTTGGGCGCTCTGCGCTTCGGTATCCGTAGTATCTACGTATACGGCCGTATATCCGGGAAATATAAGAGTGCTTCCCGAAGCCTTGAAGATATGGCCGTTAGCCTCTATATCCGCGCTTGTCGCCGAATATACGGCGCTCGACATCTGACTTGCTATAAAACGCTCCCATATAAGCTTATAAAGCTTGTAATTATCTTTGGAAAGACTGTTCTTAAGCTTCTCGGGCGTAAGATCTGTATATGTCGGGCGTATAGCCTCATGCGCGTCCTGCGCGCCCGACTTTGCCTTATAGATACGCGGCTGCGGCGGATAATACTCTTCGCCGTACTGCGATATTATAAGATCGCGCGCGGCCTGTCTTGCCTCGTCGGAAATGCGCAGCGAGTCGGTCCTCATATAAGTGATAAGACCTACCGAGCCGCGTCCGGGAATGTTTACTCCTTCGTAAAGCTCCTGTGCCACAGACATCGTTTTGCGCGGCTGAAATCCCAGCTTGTACGACGCCTCCTGTTGAAGCGTGCTCGTTATAAAAGGCGCATACGGCTTTTTTTGCTTCTGTGCCTTCTTTACGCTTTTTACCGTATACTGCGCGTCCGTTACGGCGGCAAGTATTTCGTCTGCCTGCTCTTTGTTTTTCACCGTTTCCTGCTTTTTTTCGCCCGAGGGAGCGTAATACTTTGCGTTGAACGAACGCTTGTGCTTTGCGCTTAAAAGGTCAACGTCAATATTCCAGTATTCCTTCGGTTCAAAACTGTTTATCTCCGCTTCTCTGTCGACCACGAGCCGCGTTGCGACAGACTGAACGCGTCCGGCGCTCAGGCCTTTTTTTACGGTGCGCCAGAGCACGGGGCTTATCTTATATCCCACTATCCTGTCGAGCACACGGCGCGCCTGCTGCGCGTCCACAAGGTTTTTATCTATAACTCGCGGATTTTTTATGCCGTTCTTTACGGCTGTCTTCGTTATCTCGTTGAACGTAACGCGGATCGGCTCGTTTTCGTCAAGCCCCAAT encodes the following:
- the topA gene encoding type I DNA topoisomerase, yielding MSYLVIVESPSKARTIGRYLGSNYTIEASMGHLRDLPKSQLGVDVQNNFEPKYISIRGKGSLIAKLKKDAKKADKVFLATDPDREGEAISWHLAQILGLDENEPIRVTFNEITKTAVKNGIKNPRVIDKNLVDAQQARRVLDRIVGYKISPVLWRTVKKGLSAGRVQSVATRLVVDREAEINSFEPKEYWNIDVDLLSAKHKRSFNAKYYAPSGEKKQETVKNKEQADEILAAVTDAQYTVKSVKKAQKQKKPYAPFITSTLQQEASYKLGFQPRKTMSVAQELYEGVNIPGRGSVGLITYMRTDSLRISDEARQAARDLIISQYGEEYYPPQPRIYKAKSGAQDAHEAIRPTYTDLTPEKLKNSLSKDNYKLYKLIWERFIASQMSSAVYSATSADIEANGHIFKASGSTLIFPGYTAVYVDTTDTEAQSAQKGRRQKSLPEIFEGDELKFQAIHSEQLFTQPPSRYNEATLIKTLEENGIGRPSTYAPTVTTIIARGYVVRDKKMLVPTELGELTTKIMKENFDDIVDVSFTANMEKKLDEVEEGDRSWTSVLSEFYGDFDTSLKEAENKLGDLSLKIPDEESDVVCELCGRKMVYKMGRNGRFLACPGFPACRNTKSIVEKIGVKCPECGGDIIKRRSKTNKVFYACENQDCKFIQWDEPTNEVCPKCGGMILKKTRWGRKLYCMNEDCDYARSLDGAGKGSRSGTGGK
- the plsX gene encoding phosphate acyltransferase PlsX, with the protein product MNIIIDAYGGDLGPRAAIDGALMAMNERSDIEITLSGDEEKLGAEIAAAGAQGRFSILHAPFVIDGHDDPTSVVKNKPDSSMMTGLRALSEGRGDAFISAGNTGALFAGGTLIVKRLAGVKRGALAPLLPAKDGPFMLIDAGANIVCTPQMLMQFAVMGSIYMRMVKGIENPRVGLLNVGAEDTKGTELQLEAYKLLSEADINFIGNIEGRDVPYSGADVVVTDGFTGNVALKLYEGLAKVLMGSVKDVFMSGTKAKLGAMMVKDSFTDLKKRYDYKEVGGTAFLGIKKPVFKTHGSSDARTFYSTIINVSDYVKADVTNEIRKGIEASDGERKKPSI
- the trmFO gene encoding methylenetetrahydrofolate--tRNA-(uracil(54)-C(5))-methyltransferase (FADH(2)-oxidizing) TrmFO; this translates as MQARVVGAGLAGSEAAWQLARRGVKVELFEQKPEYFSPAHKSSGFAELVCSNSLRADTLENAVGLLKHEMRALSSLIMQCADENRVPAGGALAVDREGFEKSVTERIKSEPNITVVTKRATEINADVPTIIATGPLTDDELFSQIRKKVGRESLHFFDAAAPIVEYESIDMDKAYLASRYDKGTPDYINCPMTRKEYDAFYDALVSAECAELHEFENSRVFEGCMPVEVMAARGRETLLFGPLKPVGLRDPHTGNTPYAVVQLRRDNADGTLYNMVGFQTHLKFPEQKRVFSMIPGLNNAAFTRYGVMHRNTFIDSPRILDKSYRMKDDKNIWFAGQITGVEGYVESASSGLLCGINLARILSGKSPIDFTRDTAIGALSHYISDETVVNFQPMNVNFGIMSPLGYKVKPKREKNLKISERALLKIEELKKSFDI